Sequence from the Cuculus canorus isolate bCucCan1 chromosome 24, bCucCan1.pri, whole genome shotgun sequence genome:
CGCCGGGGACCCCCCCCCGGCACCCGCCGAGGGCTGCGGTGACTCACGGGGCCCCTCCCTGGTGCCCTTCAAAGGCGCGGGCGAGCCCAACCGGCTCATCGGGGCGCTGTGCCGGGGGGCGGACGCTGGGGATCCCTcctcagcacccatgggtgcagccATGGGTTTGTGGCTGGGGGAGGGGGTTGCAGCAGCTGAACCCCCTTCccatggggaaactgaggcacgcaGCTCCCCCCCCTCATCCTGCGCTCACAGGGCAGCTGGGGCCCCTCGTTGAATTACAAATGGGCTTGGGCAGCGGGGCCTTTGTCCGGGCCATTGTGTGGGGGCAGTGAGGCCCCAGATTGGGGGGAAGGCAGAGggtcccccccttccctcctgccccccacccTGCAAGGCCAGGCAGCTCAGCAGTTCTTGGCTTTATTGGAGCGAGGGAAAGGACATCTCGGTCCCTATGGAAGAGGGTGGAGTGGGAGGCGTCCCCAGCCCCGCTGTGGGAGCTGGAGCCCCGCTAGCGTCAGTCCTTTGGCCAGGGGAGCACGGCGCCCCGTGCTGGGGGGGCAGGCCGTGCCAGGTGCCCCCCCCAGCCTGATCCAGGCTCTGAAGCGAAGGTGATGGGCGCAGCCCAGCCTGAGATGATGATTCCACAATTCAGGAGGCCCCGAAGGTTACGGGTTTGCGGAGCGAGGGCTCAGGCGCTGTTGACGCCCATGTTCTGCATCTGCTCCTCTAGTACGCGCTCGCTGCCCCCTCCCGCCTTCTTCTTGCccccctcctgctgcttcttctgcttcttggaGAGCTCCTGCTCGATGGGCGCCGGCCTCACGAATGGGATCAGCTCCCGGAGGTCTGGGAACGGGGCGAGAGCAGGCAGCAAGGTtaccccccccagcccagggaGACGGGTGGTTGGGGTAAGGAAaggagggtgctgggtgctACCTGGGGGCATGAAGTCTTGGAGCCTCTCCGGGATGCGGATGCCCTCCTCTGTCTGGTAGTTCTCCAGGATGGCGCAGATGGTGCGGGTGGTGGCACACATGGTGGCGTTGAGCATATGCACAAACTCCACCTGCGGCAGGGAGGGAGCACAGTGAGGGGTGAGTGGCAATGGGGGGCACACAGGAACCCCCCCCTGAAGacccagcagcactgcctcaCCTTGTCCATCATCTTCTTAGTCTGTCCGTAGCGGATGCGCAGGCGGCGCGCCTGGTAGTCGGTGCAGTTGGAGCAGGACACGAGCTCACGGAAAGCACCAGAACCAGGGAACCAGGCTTCCAGATCCAGCTTCTTACTGGCAGCGTGGTTGAGGGAGCCTGGGAAACAGGGGGGACGGTGCTGAGCAGGGTCCCCCTCCCCAGAACGCACCCATCCCGGGGGACAGTGTAGCCTCAAAGGTGACTTGGGAAGGGATACGGGGTTCTGCTCTGCAGCGGGGAAAGGgcatacaggaaagctgaggagggacttttcacaaggtcctggagtgataggaccgggagcgggggaggggggggaaagaatggctttaaattggaaaggggaagatttagaaaaGATCTTGGGAATAAactcttcacgatgagggtggggaggccctggcccaggttgcccagagcagttgtggctgccccatccctggaggagttcaaggccaggttggatagggctcggagcccctgatccagtgggaggtgtccctgcccatggtgggactggatgggctttgaggtcccttccaacccaatccattctgtgattctatgatttaaacaGGATAATATTCCTGAGAAAGCTACCAGAAGGAGCTGTGACACTGAAACTGTCCCCTGGGaagggacagcagggacagtCCCAGCCTAGTGGGCTCAGAGCAAAGCAGTGGAGCTTCGCAGATAAACAATCTCCACCCTCCTGGGCCTTGGGCTAAGGCACTGCCTCCCCCTTGCCAGGTCTGGGGACAGACGGCATGGGAAGCTGAGCTGAGGACATGGAAAGCTGAGCCGGGAAGCAGGTCAGGAGCAGGGTGACAGCTGAGGCGTTGGCAGAGGTGACAGCGACCTCCTGGCCCAGAGAGGTGGTCCCGGAGCCAGGCAGTCCCTGCCCCTACCTGAGACAATGTTGACGATGTGGTAAGGGATGCCCAGGGACTGGTAGAACTCCTCGGCTGTGGCGATCATCTCCTCAAACATCTCCCAAGACTTGTTGTCGTGGGGTGAGGCGTAGACAAACTGCTCGATCTGCAAAGAGAAGGGGACCCTGCGTAGGTGACGGTCCCAGATGCAGCCCCAAATTCCCAAACGCCATCCCGCACCTCTCACCTTCTCAAACTGGTGGACGCGGAAGATGCCACGGGTATCACGGCCGTGCGAGCCCACCTCCTGTCGGAAGCAGGTGGACAACCCCGCGTACTTGATGGGCAGATCCTCCGGCTTCAGCCACTCGTCCCGGTGCAGCGCAGCGATGGGCTGCTCTGAGGTGGCGATCAGGTACTTCTCATCGATGGAGCTGTCCTCTGCCTTCTCACTGCCTTTGCCAATCACCTGGTGGGAAACAAAAGCcatcagccccttccccagctgctcccacacCTCTGAGGAGATGCGTGGGCAGCTGATCTCCCTGGGGCTCCCCAGGGCTGGCACGCTGGAAGCTCTCCCAGAAACATTGTCCcatttaaatcatagaatcatggaatggtttgggttggaagggacctcaaagcccacccagttgcaaccccctcccactggataaggaCAGCTCAGGAaagggagcagctgctgtttgcttGGCCTCCTGCAAACTAGAGGCTGGGGATGAGCCACCTTCCAGGCACCGCATCACCACGACAACGGTGTCAGCCGTGAAGATGGACCCCAGAGATGGGGAGCAGATGGGAGGCCTCGCACTGTGCAGAGGGGACCTCAGCTGGTTGCCTCCTCGCAGGGAATTCATGCGGTGGTGGCT
This genomic interval carries:
- the SARS1 gene encoding serine--tRNA ligase, cytoplasmic, whose amino-acid sequence is MVLDLDLFRADKGGDPAMVRDMQRKRFKDPALVDALVRADGAWRRCRFRADNLNKLKNLCSKTIGDKMKKKEPVGTDESVPESAQNLDELTADILGALQVSQIKKVRLLIDEAILKCDAERLRLEAERFESLREIGNLLHPSVPISNDEDADNKVERVWGDCSCRKKYSHVDLVVMVDGYEGEKGAIVAGSRGYFLKGPLVFLEQALIQYALQSLRAKGYTPVYTPFFMRKEVMQEVAQLSQFDEELYKVIGKGSEKAEDSSIDEKYLIATSEQPIAALHRDEWLKPEDLPIKYAGLSTCFRQEVGSHGRDTRGIFRVHQFEKIEQFVYASPHDNKSWEMFEEMIATAEEFYQSLGIPYHIVNIVSGSLNHAASKKLDLEAWFPGSGAFRELVSCSNCTDYQARRLRIRYGQTKKMMDKVEFVHMLNATMCATTRTICAILENYQTEEGIRIPERLQDFMPPDLRELIPFVRPAPIEQELSKKQKKQQEGGKKKAGGGSERVLEEQMQNMGVNSA